A genome region from Clupea harengus chromosome 7, Ch_v2.0.2, whole genome shotgun sequence includes the following:
- the LOC116220971 gene encoding galactosylceramide sulfotransferase-like has protein sequence MVKQGRQWRSICKGLVLGTLLTSCMILLYCLSSPQIQFNLPEVPVPYSCAHRPAQAYAAPDTNTSQHGRDQTLCVPKVDIMFMKTHKTASSTLLNILFRFGEKHRLKFAFPSSRNDFSYPSTFHRFQVKDYKPGMCFNIICNHMRFNATEVAKVLPMDTTYITILRDPAELFESSFHYFHNLVPLTWTIPGEDKFAEFLRDPKYYYDSNGYNSFYLKNLLFFDLGQDNNLEPSDPHVEAGIQAITKRFQLVMLVEYFDESLILLKDILCWEMDDLLFFKLNARMDSTVSKMTPELRAKALEWNTADWKLYRHFNATFWRKVDAYGRERMARHVANLRQRNAEMVGVCIEGGQAVEAGSIEETAMKPWQPIGEKSIMGYNLKKNVDKTHRKLCRKMLTPELQYLTELGVNLWITKLWGHIRDVINW, from the exons ATGGTCAAGCAGGGGAGGCAGTGGAGGTCTATTTGCAAAGGCCTTGTGCTGGGTACCCTCCTGACCAGTTGCATGATCCTGTTATACTGTCTGTCATCACCACAGATCCAGTTCAACTTGCCTGA AGTTCCTGTGCCTTATTCTTGCGCACATCGTCCGGCTCAAGCATACGCGGCTCCCgacacaaacacctctcaaCATGGCCGGGATCAGACGCTCTGTGTCCCTAAAGTGGACATCATGTTCATGAAGACGCACAAGACAGCCAGCAGCACACTCCTCAACATCCTCTTTCGCTTCGGGGAGAAGCATCGGCTCAAGTTTGCCTTTCCGAGCAGCAGGAATGACTTCTCCTACCCCTCCACCTTCCACCGCTTTCAGGTGAAGGACTACAAACCAGGGATGTGCTTCAACATCATCTGCAACCACATGCGTTTCAACGCCACTGAGGTGGCCAAGGTGCTCCCCATGGACACAACCTACATCACAATCCTGCGAGATCCAGCAGAACTCTTTGAGTCCTCGTTTCACTACTTTCACAACTTGGTACCTCTGACCTGGACTATCCCAGGGGAGGATAAGTTTGCTGAATTCCTCAGAGACCCCAAATACTACTATGACTCGAATGGCTACAACTCGTTCTACCTCAAGAACTTGCTCTTCTTCGACTTAGGGCAAGATAACAATTTGGAGCCGAGTGACCCTCATGTGGAGGCGGGCATCCAGGCCATCACCAAACGCTTCCAGCTGGTGATGCTGGTGGAGTACTTTGACGAGTCCCTtatcttgctcaaggacatTCTCTGCTGGGAGATGGATGACCTGCTCTTCTTCAAACTGAACGCCCGCATGGACTCGACCGTGTCAAAGATGACTCCGGAGCTGAGGGCCAAGGCGCTCGAGTGGAACACCGCTGACTGGAAGCTGTACCGGCACTTCAACGCCACCTTCTGGAGGAAAGTGGACGCCTACGGGCGGGAGCGCATGGCGCGCCACGTGGCCAACCTCCGGCAGCGGAACGCAGAGATGGTGGGCGTTTGTATCGAGGGCGGCCAGGCCGTGGAGGCGGGGAGCATTGAGGAGACCGCCATGAAACCCTGGCAGCCTATAGGCGAGAAGTCCATCATGGGCTACAATCTGAAAAAGAATGTGGACAAAACGCACCGTAAACTCTGCCGCAAGATGCTCACGCCGGAGCTGCAATACCTCACCGAGCTTGGGGTGAACCTATGGATCACCAAACTGTGGGGTCACATAAGGGACGTTATTAACTGGTGA
- the LOC116221146 gene encoding vacuolar protein-sorting-associated protein 36, with protein sequence MDRFTWSNGLLEIHETLVIQQRGVRLYDGDEKAKLEVGIVMLTTHRLIWRDQKNHECCISIPLSQVIFFEEQAAGIGKSAKIVVHLHACPANKEPGPYQQSKFSYIKLSFKEHGQIEFYRRLTEELTQKRWENTPASQPIPTATGSQAGRTRAVGIVGIERKLEEKRKETDKSISEAFEDLSKLMVKAKEMVELSRSIANKIKDKQGNITEDETIRFKSYLLSMGIADPVTRETHGSGTHYHMQLAKQLGDMLQAPLEERGGMMALTEVYCLVNRARGMELLSPEDLVNACKMFESLKLPLRLRVFDSGVMVVQLQSHSEEEMIASALDNVSDKGSLTAEEFAKLLGLSVLLAKERLLLAEKMGNLCRDDSVEGLRFYPNLF encoded by the coding sequence ATGGATCGTTTTACATGGTCTAACGGTTTATTGGAAATTCATGAAACGTTGGTGATTCAGCAAAGAGGTGTCAGACTGTATGATGGAGATGAAAAGGCTAAACTGGAGGTTGGGATTGTCATGCTAACTACCCATCGGCTGATATGGAGGGATCAGAAGAATCACGAGTGCTGCATTtccatacctctctctcagGTAATCTTCTTCGAAGAACAAGCAGCTGGCATCGGAAAGAGTGCAAAGATAGTAGTTCATTTGCACGCATGCCCAGCCAACAAGGAGCCTGGTCCATACCAGCAGAGCAAGTTCTCCTATATCAAGTTGTCTTTCAAGGAGCACGGGCAGATTGAGTTCTACAGGAGACTGACAGAGGAGTTGACACAGAAGAGATGGGAAAACACACCAGCCTCTCAACCCATCCCGACAGCAACAGGATCTCAGGCAGGAAGAACTCGTGCAGTCGGAATAGTAGGCATTGAGAGGAAACTGGAAGAGAAACGCAAGGAAACAGACAAGAGCATTTCGGAGGCATTTGAGGACCTCAGTAAACTCATGGTGAAAGCCAAAGAGATGGTGGAACTGTCAAGATCCATTGCCAATAAAATCAAGGACAAGCAAGGGAACATCACAGAAGACGAAACCATCCGTTTCAAGTCCTACCTGCTCAGTATGGGCATAGCTGACCCTGTAACTAGGGAAACCCATGGTTCAGGGACACATTACCACATGCAGCTGGCGAAACAGCTGGGTGACATGCTGCAGGCCCCACTGGAAGAACGTGGAGGTATGATGGCTCTGACAGAGGTGTACTGTCTGGTTAACCGGGCCAGAGGGATGGAGCTGCTGTCTCCAGAGGACTTGGTGAATGCCTGTAAGATGTTTGAGTCACTGAAACTTCCTTTGAGGCTGCGAGTATTTGACAGCGGTGTCATGGTGGTCCAGCTTCAGTCCCATAGTGAAGAGGAGATGATCGCTTCAGCTCTGGATAATGTATCTGACAAGGGTTCCTTGACCGCTGAAGAGTTTGCCAAACTTTTAGGGCTGTCTGTTCTGCTAGCTAAGGAGAGACTGCTGCTGGCTGAAAAGATGGGAAACTTATGTCGGGATGACTCAGTAGAGGGCTTGCGATTTTATCCGAACTTATTTTGA